From a single Ciconia boyciana chromosome 6, ASM3463844v1, whole genome shotgun sequence genomic region:
- the ZNF408 gene encoding zinc finger protein 408 — MELPSPGVSPAGGGGGPGPEEPPGAACPALRSLPPGLALGPSLSRARGTGVWCVGRALPAGALLGPPGGAREEAAGPGWRSLVQRSPKEAEANVALGWAGGRLQLRARRPIAAGAELLYWPEEARGAAAEERRPDGGEGIAAPREAGPRGRPAATAEAAVAVQGDGASPGGTAAEPLAGDPGVSEVVADDTTVLDVPTEVSRLAAKHFHRLQEEESTTSEREPWQAKVLRTENQHLKAISTIKANGRCKEELDEGVDPGSAAEKLEMGHKHACPGDLDLLSPSSRVQLGAHLVGKPCKVHALASQFQKCLQGCSGRTAGQESQQLSPSEVESVETCEKESKASKDFRLASPEHGEKGPLEGPEGQKEYTELVEGHSGTPGPPPKALSQKEMIKRRYRCGECGKAFLQLCHLKKHRFVHAGHKPFLCTECGKSYSSEESFKAHVLAHRGVRPFQCTQCDKAYRTKRDLQEHQVLHTGQRPFSCEQCGKAFARRPSLRIHRKIHLATGPKGCQCAICGRHLANSGSLRNHMRLHTGERPYACPYCGKDFRQQSNLREHLRLHTGEKPYKCRFCGDAFPKLPELRRHLISHTGEAHLCTVCGKALRDPHTLRAHERLHTGERPFRCEQCGKSYTLATKLRRHQKSHLADKPYRCELCGMGYSLPQSLARHVLTHKAEKDPEELTAVASLAVDLHQAARKSPQRKGYQEEVAAEPTLLMVEVPGPANEAELLITASGHCIATYQSRGSPPHPGAHGRPAGHLPPAKDIIEITISEHEDKCIIVQDEGSRSDVVIIQEGMGFGAVAEVVEVEAGT; from the exons ATGgagctccccagccccggcgtgtcccccgcgggcggcggcggcgggccgggtCCCGAGGAGCCGCCCGGCGCCGCCTGCCCAGCGCTGCGGAGCCTGCCGCCCGGGCTGGCGCTGGGGCCGTCGCTGTCCCGGGCGCGGGGCACGGGCGTGTGGTGCGTGGGCCGGGCCCTGCCGGCCGGGGCGCTCCTGGGgccgcccggcggggcccgggaggaggcggcggggccggggtggAGGAG CCTGGTGCAGCGGAGCCCGAAGGAGGCGGAGGCCAACGTGGCGCTGGGCTGGGCGGGCGGCCGGCTGCAGCTGCGGGCGCGGCGGCCCAtcgcggcgggcgcggagctGCTCTACTGGCCCGAGGAggcccgcggggccgcggcggagGAGCGGCGGCCGGACGGAGGCGAGGGGATAGCGGCGCCGCGGGAGGCCGGGCCgagggggcggccggcggccaCCGCGGAGGCGGCGGTGgcggtgcagggggacggggcCTCTCCCGGCGGGACGGCGGCGGAGCCCCTGGCAG GGGATCCTGGTGTCTCCGAGGTGGTAGCTGATGACACCACAGTCCTTGACGTCCCTACTGAGGTGAGCAGGCTGGCCGCCAAACATTTCCACAGGCTGCAAGAAGAGGAAAGCACAACTTCCGAACGTGAGCCATGGCAAGCCAAGGTGCTGAGGACTGAGAATCAGCACCTCAAGGCCATCTCAACCATTAAGGCCAATGGCAGGTGCAAGGAAGAACTGGATGAGGGTGTGGATCCCGgatctgcagcagaaaaactgGAGATGGGGCATAAACACGCATGTCCAGGAGATCTGGATCTGTTGTCGCCCTCAAGCAGGGTTCAACTCGGTGCTCACTTGGTTGGCAAGCCATGCAAGGTGCATGCTCTGGCCAGCCAGTTCCAGAAGTGCCTGCAGGGCTGTAGTGGCAGGACAGCTGGGCAGGAATCCCAGCAGCTCAGTCCTTCTGAAGTAGAGAGTGTGGAGACTTGTGAGAAAGAGAGCAAAGCTTCCAAAGACTTCCGACTGGCATCCCCAGAACATGGGGAAAAGGGCCCACTGGAGGGGCCTGAGGGGCAGAAGGAGTATACAGAGCTGGTGGAGGGTCATTCTGGCACCCCAGGCCCCCCACCAAAAGCTCTGTCCCAGAAGGAGATGATCAAGCGCAGGTACCGCTGCGGGGAGTGTGGTAAAgccttcctgcagctctgccacctCAAGAAGCACCGCTTTGTCCATGCTGGCCACAAGCCCTTCCTGTGCACGGAGTGTGGCAAGAGCTATAGTTCAGAGGAGAGCTTCAAGGCCCATGTGTTGGCCCACCGAGGTGTCCGTCCTTTCCAGTGTACCCAGTGCGACAAGGCTTACCGCACCAAGCGAGACTTGCAGGAGCACCAGGTCCTGCACACCGGCCAGCGCCCCTTCTCCTGTGAGCAGTGTGGCAAGGCCTTTGCACGCCGGCCCTCTCTCCGCATTCACAGGAAGATCCACCTGGCCACTGGTCCCAAGGGATGCCAGTGTGCCATATGTGGACGCCACCTGGCCAACTCCGGCTCCTTACGCAATCACATGCGCCTGCACACGGGGGAGCGCCCTTACGCCTGTCCCTACTGTGGCAAGGACTTCCGACAGCAGAGCAACCTGCGCGAGCACCTCCGGCTGCACACGGGCGAGAAGCCCTACAAGTGCCGCTTCTGCGGCGACGCCTTCCCCAAGCTGCCAGAGCTGCGGCGCCATCTCATCTCCCACACGGGTGAGGCCCACCTGTGCACCGTATGCGGCAAGGCACTGCGGGATCCCCACACACTGCGTGCCCACGAGCGCTTGCACACAGGCGAGCGCCCTTTCCGCTGTGAGCAGTGCGGCAAGTCCTACACTCTGGCCACGAAGCTGCGGCGCCACCAGAAATCCCACCTGGCTGACAAGCCCTACAGATGTGAGCTCTGTGGCATGGGCTACAGCCTTCCCCAGAGCCTTGCGCGCCATGTGCTCACCCACAAGGCGGAAAAGGACCCTGAGGAACTCACTGCGGTGGCCTCGCTTGCTGTGGACCTACACCAGGCAGCAAGGAAAAGCCCTCAGAGGAAGGGCTACCAGGAGGAGGTTGCAGCAGAGCCCACCTTGCTCATGGTGGAGGTGCCAGGACCAGCAAATGAGGCTGAGCTGCTGATCACAGCCAGCGGTCACTGCATTGCTACTTACCAGTCTCGAGGCAGCCCCCCACACCCCGGGGCACACGGGAGGCCTGCTGGGCATTTGCCACCAGCAAAGGACATCATTGAAATTACCATCTCCGAGCATGAGGACAAATGCATTATAGTGCAGGACGAGGGCTCACGAAGTGATGTGGTCATCATTCAGGAGGGGATGGGCTTCGGAGCAGTGGCAGAAGTGGTGGAGGTCGAGGCTGGGACCTGA
- the ARHGAP1 gene encoding rho GTPase-activating protein 1 gives MATDPLSELQDDLNLDDTNQSLSQLKLASIDDKSWPADEAPAFPKSEDSKGSPEPITHLRWDDPYYDIARHHIVEVAGDDKYGRKVILFSACRMPPSHQLDHVKLLGYLKFTLDQYVESDYTLVYLHHGLTSENKPSLSWLRDAYREFDRKYKKNIKALYIVHPTMFIKTLLILFKPLISFKFGRKIFYVNFLSELEEYVKLEQLGIPSQVLKYDEYLRSLQKPSQVPQKPTPPRPPLPNQQFGVSLQHLREKSPDQSPVPLVVRDTIAHLQEHALATEGIFRRSANTQVVREVQQKYNMGVPVDFQQYEDIHLPAVILKTFLRELPEPLLTFGLYSHVISFQSVEEVNRVDVVRKALQTLPEENYQVLRLLTAFLVQVSAHSDRNKMTNTNLAVVFGPNLLWAKDVAITLKAINPINTFTKFLLDHQKELFEAVEA, from the exons ATGGCTACAGACCCACTCTCGGAGCTTCAGGATGACCTGAACTTGGATGATACCAACCAGTCCCTCAGCCAGCTCAAACTGGCCTCCATAGATGATAAGAGCTGGCCAGCAGATGAAGCCCCTGCTTTTCCCAAGTCAG AGGACTCCAAAGGCTCCCCTGAGCCCATCACTCACCTGCGGTGGGATGATCCCTACTATGATATCGCCAGGCACCACATTGTGGAAGTAGCAG GTGATGACAAATATGGAAGGAAAGTCATTTTGTTCAGTGCCTGTCGGATGCCCCCAAGTCATCAACTTGATCACGTGAAACTGCTGGG GTATCTGAAATTCACACTGGACCAGTATGTGGAGAGTGATTACACACTGGTGTACCTGCACCATGGCCTGACCAGTGAGAACAAGCCATCCCTGAGCTGGCTGCGGGATGCCTACAGGGAATTTGATCGCAA GTACAAGAAGAACATCAAAGCCTTGTATATTGTGCACCCAACCATGTTCATCAAGACCCTGCTGATTCTCTTCAAGCCTCTGATCAG ctttaagtTTGGACGAAAGATTTTTTATGTGAACTTCCTTAGTGAGCTGGAGGAGTATGTGAAGCTGGAACAGTTGGGGATCCCAAGCCAAGTGCTGAA ATACGATGAATATCTGAGATCCCTGCAGAAACCTTCACAAGTGCCCCAGAAGCCAACACCCCCGCGCCCACCGCTGCCAAACCAGCAGTTTGGAGTCTCGCTCCAGCA TCTCAGGGAGAAGAGCCCTGATCAATCTCCTGTTCCTCTGGTGGTCAGAGACACTATTGCTCATTTGCAGGAGCATG CTCTTGCTACAGAGGGGATTTTCCGGAGATCAGCAAATACACAGGTTGTCAGGGAGGTCCAGCAAAAATACAACATGG GTGTGCCTGTAGATTTCCAGCAGTATGAAGATATCCACCTCCCTGCTGTGATTCTCAAGACCTTCTTGAGGGAGCTACCTGAGCCCCTCCTCACTTTTGGCCTCTACAGCCATGTCATCAGCTTCCAGA gTGTGGAGGAGGTGAATCGTGTGGATGTTGTTCGCAAAGCACTCCAGACTCTGCCAGAAGAAAACTACCAAGTGCTCCGTTTACTGACAGCCTTTCTGGTGCAG GTCTCTGCTCACAGTGACAGAAACAAGATGACAAACACCAACCTGGCAGTTGTGTTTGGCCCAAATCTGCTGTGGGCCAAAGATGTAGCCATCACCCTAAAAGCCATCAACCCCATCAATACCTTTACCAAGTTCCTGCTGGACCACCAGAAGGAGCTCTTTGAGGCTGTGGAGGCCTGA